A window from Musa acuminata AAA Group cultivar baxijiao chromosome BXJ3-10, Cavendish_Baxijiao_AAA, whole genome shotgun sequence encodes these proteins:
- the LOC104001000 gene encoding senescence associated gene 20-like → MMRMLTGAEEETAAAFRFQPERVAAFGSTVVAEGSAPNAAWVHAWTVAPDGIITQVREYFNTSLTITRVAASSASSKEPAGSTHCLHLWQSRRPAPPEKSFPGLVLAI, encoded by the coding sequence ATGATGCGCATGCTCACCGGCGCGGAGGAGGAGACCGCAGCCGCCTTCAGGTTCCAGCCCGAGCGAGTCGCCGCCTTCGGCTCCACCGTCGTCGCCGAGGGCAGCGCCCCCAACGCCGCCTGGGTCCACGCCTGGACCGTCGCCCCCGATGGGATAATCACCCAGGTCCGCGAGTACTTCAACACCTCCCTCACCATCACCCGAGTCGCCGCCTCTTCGGCTTCCTCCAAGGAACCCGCAGGCTCGACACACTGCCTTCACCTGTGGCAGAGCCGCCGCCCCGCCCCTCCCGAGAAATCCTTCCCCGGCCTCGTCCTGGCCATCTAA
- the LOC104000999 gene encoding uncharacterized protein LOC104000999, producing MTQDIGQAEGRTSNKPEGAGHQCVDSFASSEQEDSSDSSDDEMESFSDIDDVEVDGYLHNEEGKELKKIIWEEMNREYLEAQAAKEAAATAAKEAYKANFLNGSEDLLDAKELAKATAAALAKSRKERRRRNAGESKTKTPAQTLETTHQMSKRKVLSSKVNYEALEALYSSDQDGGKRQKIESDAAGACDLPNNIENHVVDPSATVDGDGSGAFEDHIYAEVSYDDYDGNGDEDFGYYEDLDFSY from the exons ATGACTCAAGATATTGGCCAAGCTGAAGGGAGGACTTCAAATAAACCTGAAGGTGCTG GACATCAGTGTGTGGACTCATTCGCTTCCAGTGAACAAGAGGACTCAAGTGACTCATCAGATGATGAGATGGAAAGCTTTTCTGATATTGATGATGTTGAG GTTGATGGATACCTGCACAATGAAGAGGGGAAGGAACTTAAAAAGATTATATGGGAAGAAATGAACAGAGAGTATCTTGAG GCACAAGCAGCCAAGGAAGCTGCTGCTACAGCTGCTAAGGAGGCTTATAAAGCTAATTTTTTAAATGGCTCAGAAGATCTGTTAGATGCCAAGGAACTTGCTAAAGCAACTGCAGCAGCCCTGGCAAAGTCCAGAAAG gaaagaagaagaagaaatgctgGAGAATCTAAAACCAAGACTCCTGCACAGACTCTTGAAACAACCCATCAGATGTCTAAAAGAAAG GTATTGAGTTCGAAAGTCAACTATGAAGCGCTGGAAGCTCTGTACTct TCTGATCAAGATGGTGGAAAAAGGCAAAAAATCGAGTCAGATGCTGCTGGTGCTTGTGACCTCCCGAACAACATCGAGAATCATGTGGTTGATCCAAGTGCTACGGTGGATGGTGATGGATCCGGAGCATTTGAAGATCACATATATGCTGAAGTCAGTTATGATGATTACGACGGGAATGGAGATGAAGATTTTGGGTATTACGAGGATTTGGATTTTTCATACTGA
- the LOC135651182 gene encoding uncharacterized protein LOC135651182, with protein sequence MGKRLPEPKSLEDVARYAADRIRRTRVAKPPLRPAAWNKETTSASVMNLADLPEASVPLKEVVADCARRWFQDALKEARAGDVSMQILVAQMYHSGYGVAKNEQKANVWITKASRYRSAVWKVSDKHPGYNASDSDSDEEKN encoded by the exons ATGGGCAAGCGGCTCCCGGAGCCGAAGAGCTTGGAGGACGTCGCCCGCTACGCCGCCGACAGGATCCGGAGGACCAGAGTCGCCAAGCCCCCCCTTAGGCCTGCGGCGTGGAACAAGGAGACAACGTCGGCATCCGTGATGAACTTGGCGGACCTGCCGGAGGCCAGCGTCCCCCTGAAGGAGGTGGTGGCGGACTGCGCCCGGCGGTGGTTTCAGGATGCGCTTAAGGAAGCCAGGGCCGGAGATGTGTCGATGCAGATCCTTGTCGCTCAGATGTACCATAGCGGATATGGGGTGGCGAAGAACGAGCAAAAG GCAAATGTGTGGATTACAAAAGCCTCCAGATATCGGTCAGCAGTTTGGAAGGTCAGCGACAAGCATCCAG GCTACAATGCTAGTGATTCTGATTCTGATGAAGAGAAAAATTAA
- the LOC135650401 gene encoding uncharacterized 38.1 kDa protein-like yields the protein MGNSLFRFFCGKSSESTPNDKHQSLGPHGVTGATVGVSALARDILHFEITSQVPEALSQSVVSSKKAQANWYRKLLVAWREAKPPPTTPEEASRLVIRTLKRHQKADVEGLLAYYGLPLRNTLPEIPAAQSSKPEGAKDELQTLPVDAKAVADGDTITVYVDTADPRESAKVPRGVHEAAIERARARAVKDYKKADALQKVITDAGYRVIAGPNNEEILARKYRIRLRGIDAPESSMPFGKEAKEELVKLVQGKRLKVYAFGDDRYGRCVGDIYCNGVYVQEQMLKRGLAWHYVGYDKRPELARWEKDARAARVGLWASSHPEKPWEWRKARRNGA from the exons ATGGGGAACAGCCTCTTCCGCTTCTTCTGCGGCAAATCCTCCGAGTCAACGCCCAACGATAAACACCAATCTTTGGGGCCTCATGGCGTCACCGGCGCCACCGTCGGCGTCTCCGCCCTGGCCCGTGATATCTTGCACTTTGAAATCACATCTCAG GTTCCGGAAGCACTGAGCCAATCTGTAGTCTCTTCCAAGAAGGCACAAGCTAATTG GTACAGGAAACTGCTAGTTGCATGGAGAGAAGCCAAGCCACCACCAACAACACCTGAAGAAGCATCCAGACTCGTGATCCGAACCTTGAAGAGGCACCAAAAGGCAGATGTTGAG GGTCTCTTGGCTTATTATGGTCTTCCACTCCGGAACACTCTGCCGGAGATCCCAGCTGCTCAATCTTCTAAGCCGGAGGGAGCGAAGGACGAGCTACAAACACTTCCT GTGGATGCCAAGGCTGTAGCAGATGGCGACACCATCACTGTGTACGTAGACACAGCTGATCCAAGAGAGTCTGCCAAAGTCCCTCGAGGCGTGCACGAGGCAGCCATCGAGAGGGCAAGAGCTCGCGCTGTGAAGGATTACAAGAAGGCGGATGCACTTCAAAAGGTCATTACTGATGCAGGTTACAG GGTAATCGCTGGGCCAAACAATGAGGAGATTCTTGCTCGGAAGTATCGAATTAGGCTAAG GGGAATCGATGCACCGGAGAGCTCCATGCCCTTTGGGAAGGAGGCTAAGGAGGAACTGGTGAAACTGGTACAAGGGAAGCGTCTCAAGGTCTACGCTTTCGGAGATGATCGATACGGTCGCTGCGTGGGAGACATTTACTGCAATGGCGTCTATGTTCAA GAGCAGATGCTGAAGCGGGGGCTTGCATGGCACTACGTCGGCTACGACAAACGTCCGGAGCTTGCAAGG TGGGAGAAAGATGCACGAGCTGCTCGCGTTGGCCTGTGGGCTTCTTCCCACCCTGAGAAGCCATGGGAATGGAGAAAAGCGAGACGTAATGGAGCATGA